A window from Cygnus olor isolate bCygOlo1 chromosome 13, bCygOlo1.pri.v2, whole genome shotgun sequence encodes these proteins:
- the LOC121077113 gene encoding UAP56-interacting factor-like isoform X1, with product MEAAGPQPGPSASPAAGPQPGAEEIDMSLDDIIKRHRKEQTDAKAAGERRRQQIKNRNAAYGFGRPRFRAWMQRNLQGPNRFRRGFGQQQYNRRQFRNTVPGPRRRAAAALNGVSPLNRQASAQEGNKTEEGFAKSSSSGQLEAQRRPPLGPKRFRAAAASIHAPGRSRPFLLNRGPGFQQKRMMQRFSKANFQRGIDANAEGKPPRMRRWQVKPSPGAVLTVSVANPQASQANVPGSKRPFLRSQRPPPRVAKPQPKGVMLRFNFRAMANQTSLTLDERFSGLRNKRRFTAAWSAGRTVTMP from the exons atggaggcggcggggccgcaaCCGGGCCCGAGCGccagccccgcggcggggccgcagCCGGGAGCCGAGGAGATTGACATGTCCCTGG ATGACATCATAAAACGCCACAGGAAAGAACAAACAGATGCCAAAGCTGCAGGGGAGAGGCGAAGGCAGCAGATCAAGAACAGGAACGCGGCGTACGGGTTCGGGCGGCCCCGTTTCCGTGCCTGGATGCAGAGGAACTTGCAAG GACCTAACCGTTTTAGAAGAGGGTTTGGACAACAACAATATAATCGAAGACAATTCAGGAATACTGTGCCAGGTCCTCGgagaagagcagctgctgcattaAATGGAGTGAGCCCTTTAAATCGCCAGGCATCAGCTCAAGAG GGCAACAAGACCGAGGAGGGTTTcgccaaaagcagcagcagtgggcagCTGGAGGCACAGCGACGGCCACCCCTGGGTCCCAAGCGattcagagcagctgctgccagcatccATGCCCCAGGGAGAAG CAGGCCTTTCCTGCTGAACAGGGGACCAGGCTTCCAGCAGAAGCGGATGATGCAGCGGTTCTCCAAAGCCAACTTTCAGAGAGGG ATAGATGCTAATGCAGAAGGGAAACCACCAAGGATGCGAAG GTGGCAAGTGAAACCGAGCCCTGGAGCAGTTCTGACGGTTTCTGTGGCTAATCCCCAGGCAAGCCAGGCCAATGT GCCTGGATCCAAGCGCCCGTTCCTGCGAAGCCAGAGGCCCCCGCCACGGGTAGCCAAGCCCCAGCCCAAGGGGGTGATGCTGAGGTTCAACTTCCGTGCGATGGCAAACCAG ACCAGCCTGACGCTGGATGAGAGGTTCTCTGGTCTGAGGAATAAGAGGCGCTTTACAGCAGCCTGGAGCGCCGGCCGGACGGTCACCATGCCCTAG
- the LOC121077113 gene encoding UAP56-interacting factor-like isoform X2, producing the protein MEAAGPQPGPSASPAAGPQPGAEEIDMSLDDIIKRHRKEQTDAKAAGERRRQQIKNRNAAYGFGRPRFRAWMQRNLQGPNRFRRGFGQQQYNRRQFRNTVPGPRRRAAAALNGVSPLNRQASAQEGNKTEEGFAKSSSSGQLEAQRRPPLGPKRFRAAAASIHAPGRRPFLLNRGPGFQQKRMMQRFSKANFQRGIDANAEGKPPRMRRWQVKPSPGAVLTVSVANPQASQANVPGSKRPFLRSQRPPPRVAKPQPKGVMLRFNFRAMANQTSLTLDERFSGLRNKRRFTAAWSAGRTVTMP; encoded by the exons atggaggcggcggggccgcaaCCGGGCCCGAGCGccagccccgcggcggggccgcagCCGGGAGCCGAGGAGATTGACATGTCCCTGG ATGACATCATAAAACGCCACAGGAAAGAACAAACAGATGCCAAAGCTGCAGGGGAGAGGCGAAGGCAGCAGATCAAGAACAGGAACGCGGCGTACGGGTTCGGGCGGCCCCGTTTCCGTGCCTGGATGCAGAGGAACTTGCAAG GACCTAACCGTTTTAGAAGAGGGTTTGGACAACAACAATATAATCGAAGACAATTCAGGAATACTGTGCCAGGTCCTCGgagaagagcagctgctgcattaAATGGAGTGAGCCCTTTAAATCGCCAGGCATCAGCTCAAGAG GGCAACAAGACCGAGGAGGGTTTcgccaaaagcagcagcagtgggcagCTGGAGGCACAGCGACGGCCACCCCTGGGTCCCAAGCGattcagagcagctgctgccagcatccATGCCCCAGGGAGAAG GCCTTTCCTGCTGAACAGGGGACCAGGCTTCCAGCAGAAGCGGATGATGCAGCGGTTCTCCAAAGCCAACTTTCAGAGAGGG ATAGATGCTAATGCAGAAGGGAAACCACCAAGGATGCGAAG GTGGCAAGTGAAACCGAGCCCTGGAGCAGTTCTGACGGTTTCTGTGGCTAATCCCCAGGCAAGCCAGGCCAATGT GCCTGGATCCAAGCGCCCGTTCCTGCGAAGCCAGAGGCCCCCGCCACGGGTAGCCAAGCCCCAGCCCAAGGGGGTGATGCTGAGGTTCAACTTCCGTGCGATGGCAAACCAG ACCAGCCTGACGCTGGATGAGAGGTTCTCTGGTCTGAGGAATAAGAGGCGCTTTACAGCAGCCTGGAGCGCCGGCCGGACGGTCACCATGCCCTAG
- the LOC121077113 gene encoding UAP56-interacting factor-like isoform X3: protein MSHLSGIAERFPQPPQTDPLVLMHMYFNGDDIIKRHRKEQTDAKAAGERRRQQIKNRNAAYGFGRPRFRAWMQRNLQGPNRFRRGFGQQQYNRRQFRNTVPGPRRRAAAALNGVSPLNRQASAQEGNKTEEGFAKSSSSGQLEAQRRPPLGPKRFRAAAASIHAPGRSRPFLLNRGPGFQQKRMMQRFSKANFQRGIDANAEGKPPRMRRWQVKPSPGAVLTVSVANPQASQANVPGSKRPFLRSQRPPPRVAKPQPKGVMLRFNFRAMANQTSLTLDERFSGLRNKRRFTAAWSAGRTVTMP, encoded by the exons ATGAGCCACTTGTCAGGAATAGCAGAACGTTTTCCACAGCCACCTCAAACTGATCCCTTGGTACTGATGCACATGTATTTTAATGGTG ATGACATCATAAAACGCCACAGGAAAGAACAAACAGATGCCAAAGCTGCAGGGGAGAGGCGAAGGCAGCAGATCAAGAACAGGAACGCGGCGTACGGGTTCGGGCGGCCCCGTTTCCGTGCCTGGATGCAGAGGAACTTGCAAG GACCTAACCGTTTTAGAAGAGGGTTTGGACAACAACAATATAATCGAAGACAATTCAGGAATACTGTGCCAGGTCCTCGgagaagagcagctgctgcattaAATGGAGTGAGCCCTTTAAATCGCCAGGCATCAGCTCAAGAG GGCAACAAGACCGAGGAGGGTTTcgccaaaagcagcagcagtgggcagCTGGAGGCACAGCGACGGCCACCCCTGGGTCCCAAGCGattcagagcagctgctgccagcatccATGCCCCAGGGAGAAG CAGGCCTTTCCTGCTGAACAGGGGACCAGGCTTCCAGCAGAAGCGGATGATGCAGCGGTTCTCCAAAGCCAACTTTCAGAGAGGG ATAGATGCTAATGCAGAAGGGAAACCACCAAGGATGCGAAG GTGGCAAGTGAAACCGAGCCCTGGAGCAGTTCTGACGGTTTCTGTGGCTAATCCCCAGGCAAGCCAGGCCAATGT GCCTGGATCCAAGCGCCCGTTCCTGCGAAGCCAGAGGCCCCCGCCACGGGTAGCCAAGCCCCAGCCCAAGGGGGTGATGCTGAGGTTCAACTTCCGTGCGATGGCAAACCAG ACCAGCCTGACGCTGGATGAGAGGTTCTCTGGTCTGAGGAATAAGAGGCGCTTTACAGCAGCCTGGAGCGCCGGCCGGACGGTCACCATGCCCTAG